Proteins from a genomic interval of candidate division WOR-3 bacterium:
- the rlmD gene encoding 23S rRNA (uracil(1939)-C(5))-methyltransferase RlmD encodes MVISSVSRQTGSVELFVNRLILGGDGLAELDGLKVFVPFAAPEERVRARIVLRKRDYAVAQIEEVIEPSPLRIQPACPYYGRCGGCQLQHISYTGQLVVKKLLVNDALQHLGKIYVPVKNIKFQSAEWRYRNKTQYPVGAQKNLLIGFYEKRSHRLIDISACLLHPELFDDVRQILYEAIIMSGEKPYDERAHLGNVRHIILRQGGDNGVLVILVTRTKKISSKIVARLADLPQITGVVQSVNPERTNRILGKETTPLYGKDYINQVVLGKGFRVSAKSFFQVNISQTEELARKVINFVEPSGYESVVDLFSGVGMLSLIIADKVKKVIGIEIEPSAVADARFNAEMQMAKNVQFIEGDVNEHIAQIDSADIVILDPPRKGCDFDTLRQIARLKPNTIVYISCNPATLARDLVVLEEIGFTCQEVEPVDMFPQTAHIEVITKLVRKG; translated from the coding sequence ATGGTAATTAGTTCGGTCTCCCGTCAGACCGGTTCGGTAGAGTTGTTTGTGAACAGGTTGATCCTGGGAGGGGATGGTCTGGCAGAACTGGATGGTCTGAAGGTGTTTGTTCCATTTGCCGCACCTGAAGAACGGGTCAGGGCAAGGATTGTTTTGCGTAAGCGCGACTATGCGGTTGCGCAGATTGAAGAGGTGATTGAGCCCTCTCCCCTCCGGATTCAACCTGCCTGCCCTTATTATGGGCGGTGTGGCGGTTGCCAACTGCAGCATATCAGTTATACCGGGCAACTGGTTGTGAAAAAACTCTTGGTAAATGATGCCCTTCAGCATTTGGGCAAAATCTATGTCCCGGTCAAGAACATCAAATTTCAATCCGCGGAGTGGCGCTACCGCAACAAAACCCAGTACCCGGTGGGGGCGCAAAAGAACCTCTTAATCGGATTTTATGAAAAAAGGAGCCACCGGCTCATTGACATCTCTGCCTGTCTTTTGCATCCGGAGCTATTCGACGATGTCCGCCAGATTTTATACGAGGCGATTATAATGAGTGGTGAAAAGCCCTATGATGAGCGAGCACATCTCGGCAATGTTCGGCATATCATCCTGCGTCAGGGGGGCGACAATGGTGTTTTGGTCATCCTCGTCACCCGGACAAAGAAAATTTCTTCAAAAATAGTGGCGAGGCTGGCAGATTTGCCGCAAATAACGGGCGTGGTGCAGAGCGTCAATCCGGAAAGGACCAATCGCATCTTAGGTAAAGAAACGACACCACTTTATGGTAAGGATTACATCAATCAGGTCGTTTTAGGAAAGGGGTTCCGCGTCTCCGCTAAGTCCTTCTTTCAGGTAAACATATCTCAGACAGAGGAGTTGGCACGAAAAGTTATAAATTTTGTAGAACCATCAGGGTATGAATCTGTTGTTGACCTGTTTAGCGGTGTGGGGATGCTCAGCCTAATTATCGCCGATAAGGTGAAAAAGGTTATTGGCATTGAGATTGAACCCAGTGCAGTAGCCGATGCTCGGTTTAACGCCGAGATGCAGATGGCCAAAAATGTCCAGTTTATTGAAGGTGATGTGAACGAACATATCGCTCAAATTGACAGCGCTGATATTGTTATTCTCGACCCGCCCCGGAAAGGCTGTGATTTCGATACGCTTCGTCAGATCGCCCGGTTAAAGCCGAATACAATTGTTTATATATCCTGCAACCCTGCAACCTTAGCACGAGATTTGGTTGTCCTGGAGGAAATCGGGTTTACCTGTCAGGAGGTTGAGCCCGTTGATATGTTTCCCCAGACCGCCCATATTGAGGTAATAACAAAACTTGTCAGAAAGGGCTGA
- a CDS encoding DUF4870 domain-containing protein: MAEEEKRIESGDDVEKGKGLAWLSYLGILWLVPLLAMKENEFCKFHVKQGIMLTIWFVAISIVGAIPFIGWFVIWPIGYIFGLVMMIMGIINAATGKYWKMPFLGGLAANWFKF; this comes from the coding sequence ATGGCAGAGGAAGAAAAAAGGATAGAGAGCGGTGATGATGTGGAAAAGGGCAAAGGCCTGGCCTGGCTATCATATCTTGGGATTCTCTGGCTTGTGCCGCTGTTGGCAATGAAGGAGAATGAGTTCTGCAAGTTCCATGTCAAACAGGGAATAATGCTGACAATCTGGTTTGTGGCGATCAGCATCGTCGGTGCAATACCGTTTATCGGCTGGTTTGTCATCTGGCCAATCGGCTACATCTTCGGGCTTGTTATGATGATAATGGGCATCATCAATGCCGCCACCGGCAAGTACTGGAAGATGCCATTCTTAGGAGGGCTGGCAGCCAACTGGTTCAAATTCTAA
- the lptE gene encoding LPS assembly lipoprotein LptE has translation MKSLTNSKLELFITAIFLTVISCGYSTRSLLPPHLKTVAITAVENSTTQPGLAEELSLVLPRVFNSDRNLRVTSLENADLVVSITLTGYSRTAAAYDAEQTISAYEISLAAQVEAQDQVRNEPFFSGTISTRISYEPERKSEEDALSEAIEKLAREITRQIITAW, from the coding sequence ATGAAATCATTAACAAACTCAAAACTTGAGTTATTTATTACCGCAATTTTTCTTACGGTCATCTCCTGCGGCTACTCGACCCGCTCTTTGCTTCCACCCCATCTCAAAACCGTTGCCATTACCGCGGTAGAGAACTCAACAACCCAGCCTGGGCTGGCTGAGGAGTTAAGCCTGGTTTTGCCAAGGGTCTTCAATTCTGACCGCAACCTGCGGGTGACCTCCTTAGAAAACGCGGACCTGGTGGTTTCAATTACCTTAACAGGTTATTCAAGGACCGCAGCAGCCTATGATGCCGAGCAGACCATCTCCGCCTATGAAATCAGCCTCGCCGCCCAGGTGGAGGCACAAGACCAGGTCCGCAACGAGCCCTTCTTTTCTGGCACCATCAGCACAAGGATTTCCTACGAACCGGAAAGAAAATCTGAAGAGGATGCCCTCAGCGAGGCGATTGAAAAACTTGCCCGTGAAATTACCCGCCAGATTATCACCGCATGGTAA
- a CDS encoding sulfide-dependent adenosine diphosphate thiazole synthase, with the protein MMIKEVEITQAIVERFLEKFLDNLKTDVAIVGAGPSGLTAAWKIAEKGLKTVVFERALKPGGGMPGGGMMFSEIVVQKEAVGLMTELGVRPLEHKPGYFVLDPLETLGALLVRVSRAGVKIFNLVSAEDVVLIEQRVCGLVINWSAVEMAKLHVDPLTVSARAVVDATGHAAEVVNRLIQKAKVKLNTPSGGFEGEGPMWAERAERLVLENTCEVYPGLWVAGMAANAVAGAPRMGPIFGGMFLSGQKVADEIINKLKT; encoded by the coding sequence ATGATGATAAAAGAAGTTGAAATTACCCAAGCGATTGTTGAGCGGTTTTTAGAAAAGTTTTTGGACAACCTTAAAACCGATGTGGCGATAGTTGGTGCTGGTCCTTCAGGTTTGACCGCAGCCTGGAAAATAGCAGAAAAGGGGCTAAAGACCGTTGTTTTTGAGCGGGCATTAAAACCTGGTGGTGGGATGCCTGGAGGTGGGATGATGTTTTCTGAAATTGTTGTGCAAAAGGAGGCGGTCGGACTTATGACCGAGTTGGGCGTCAGGCCCCTGGAACACAAACCAGGCTACTTTGTCCTTGACCCGCTTGAAACCCTTGGGGCATTGCTTGTCCGGGTTAGTCGTGCAGGGGTCAAGATATTTAACCTCGTCAGTGCTGAGGATGTGGTTTTGATAGAGCAAAGGGTTTGCGGTCTGGTGATAAACTGGAGCGCGGTGGAGATGGCAAAACTTCATGTTGACCCGCTCACGGTCTCGGCAAGAGCGGTTGTCGATGCCACCGGTCATGCTGCCGAGGTTGTCAACCGCCTTATTCAGAAGGCAAAGGTCAAACTCAACACCCCTTCCGGCGGATTCGAAGGCGAGGGACCGATGTGGGCTGAACGTGCCGAAAGACTGGTCCTTGAAAACACCTGTGAGGTCTATCCAGGATTATGGGTGGCAGGAATGGCTGCCAATGCGGTAGCGGGCGCGCCAAGAATGGGTCCGATATTTGGCGGAATGTTTCTCTCCGGACAGAAGGTGGCAGATGAAATCATTAACAAACTCAAAACTTGA
- a CDS encoding glycosyltransferase family 4 protein, whose translation MKALFGSFSAVTLLGGGVEVQVRSLARVLNKLGVNVELFDPWKRYDLSEFNLFHLFGANVGTYHLGRAIKGLGMKLILTPVFYSRHQPAKLRAALAVVTKIRRYGGYWTEHLFCKELCGMADLILVNTVEEGELIARGFDIPKEKIGVVPNGVEERFYYAQPDPFIKEYGIKEFVLYVGHIGMGRKNLLPLLQVLKKNRIPGVIIGPVLNNEYSQKCLKIIEGAPNLKLIPQLAPDSPLLESAYAACDTFVLPSLYETPGLSALEAGLAGAKVCITCYGGTKEYFGNYATYLEPKSVSSIERAIKQSLNRPKTNELKEHIRKNFLWENCGRVLLDWYTKFSIGERE comes from the coding sequence ATGAAGGCTCTTTTTGGCTCATTCTCAGCGGTAACTTTGCTTGGCGGTGGTGTTGAGGTTCAGGTTCGCTCACTTGCCCGGGTTTTGAATAAACTTGGTGTTAATGTTGAACTTTTTGACCCGTGGAAAAGATATGACCTAAGCGAGTTCAACCTTTTCCACCTTTTTGGCGCCAATGTGGGCACATACCACCTTGGTCGGGCAATAAAAGGTCTGGGAATGAAACTGATATTAACACCGGTATTTTACAGCCGTCACCAGCCTGCCAAGTTAAGGGCAGCGCTAGCCGTTGTAACAAAAATAAGAAGATATGGCGGGTACTGGACCGAGCATCTCTTCTGCAAGGAGCTGTGCGGGATGGCAGACCTGATACTGGTTAATACCGTTGAGGAAGGAGAGCTGATTGCCCGCGGCTTTGACATTCCAAAAGAAAAAATCGGGGTTGTTCCCAATGGTGTTGAGGAAAGGTTTTATTATGCCCAGCCCGACCCTTTTATCAAGGAATACGGGATTAAGGAGTTTGTTCTCTATGTTGGTCACATCGGTATGGGCAGAAAGAACCTCCTGCCTTTGTTGCAGGTGTTAAAAAAGAACCGGATACCCGGGGTGATAATCGGTCCGGTCTTAAACAATGAATACAGCCAAAAATGCCTTAAAATTATTGAAGGGGCACCAAACCTGAAATTGATTCCCCAACTGGCACCAGATTCGCCGCTCCTCGAGTCTGCCTATGCTGCCTGCGACACATTTGTATTACCATCTTTATATGAAACACCAGGGCTTTCAGCACTTGAGGCAGGGCTGGCAGGAGCAAAGGTGTGCATAACCTGCTATGGTGGCACAAAGGAGTATTTTGGGAACTATGCCACCTATCTTGAACCAAAATCAGTTTCATCAATAGAAAGGGCAATAAAACAGAGCCTGAATAGACCCAAAACAAACGAACTTAAAGAGCACATCCGGAAAAACTTTCTCTGGGAAAACTGTGGTAGGGTTCTTTTGGACTGGTATACAAAGTTTTCAATAGGGGAAAGGGAATAA